GGTGGAAAGCCGGTGGAACGGGAGCGCATGTCGAGGCGGCGCCAAACGATCGCCAATCGCCTTGTAGACGTGCAACAATCTACCGCCATGCTGACGACGTTCAACGAGGTGGACATGTCGGCCATCATGGATTTAAGGAAACGAAAAAAAGAATCGTTCCAGGAAAAACACGACGGGACGAAACTGGGCATGATGTCCTTCTTCACGAAAGGGGTCATTGGTGCGCTTAAACAATTCCCGTTATTGAATGCAGAAATTCAAGGCAAAGAAATTATCAAAAAGAATTTCTATGACATCGGTATGGCCGTTTCCACAGACGATGGCCTTGTTGTTCCGGTCGTGCGCGATGCCGATCGCTTAAGCTTCGCCGGGATTGAAAACGAGATTGGCAGACTCTCGGAAAAAGCGCGTGACAATCAATTAGGATTGGATGATTTGCAAGGCGGAACATTTACGATCACCAACGGCGGTGTCTTCGGCTCCTTGTTGTCCACGCCAATATTGAATACACCACAAGTCGGCATCTTAGGCATGCATACCATTCAATGGCGCCCGGTTGCCATTGATAAAGAGCGAATGGAAAACAGACCGATGATGTATATCGCGTTATCTTACGATCACCGAATTGTAGACGGAAAAGAAGCCGTAGGCTTCCTTGTCGCATTAAAGCAACTGCTTGAAGAACCGGAAGACTTATTGCTGGAAGGGTAAAGTGAACCTCCAGCAGAAGAGGTTCGTTCCCTATTGATGATTCGTTGCACACAGCCAGGCGTCCGAAAGGGCGCCTGTTTTTGCTGTTAAAAAAAGGAAAAAAGCACTAATTTAGCCGGTAACCCTTCCGAATGTGAAAAATATTAAAAAAAAGGTTGTAAAATTGAAGAAATATGGTATTATATATGCTACCTGCAATGCATCCTAACAAGAGATATGTATTGTAGGTATTATTTTCTAAGGTCTCTCATTGTAGTCGCATTCGTACGGCACACGTCAATGACAAATGCCTAAATTTTTAAGGAGGGATTGACATGCGTGTACAATCAACAAAAGCGCGTGAACTATGTGCGGCTATTCAAATGCGAGGCTGGTCAAACACTCAGCTTTCTCGGGATGACCGCAAAGGTATTTCCCTGAATAGTCGAACAGGTTGTCGTTCATGGAAGGGAACAAGATGGGGACTTATTACCGAAAATACACCGGAGCGTCTTACGATTAGCATCGATTTGCCGAGAGATAACTGGCAGATTGAAGCCGTTGCCGCAAAATTAGGACTGGAGGTTATTGCCAGTAATGAGACGGCGGAGGAGAGCGGTGTATATTTGGAAAAGAAGTCGGACCGGGATACGTTGCACATATTTCTGTGTGAAGAAGAGCTGAACAATACCGAATTCAACGATTCCGCGCTCGTTGATATGATTGGTGACATTCGACGATTAAACTGTTTATAATCGAGGAACGACTCGCCAACAACCGGGGTTATAACCCCGGTTGTTTTAATTGCGCAGAAATCTATTGGTTTTTTTCTGTCGATGCTCATGATATAATAATGATAATTACTTTCAATTATGGAGAAAACGTTGGTCGTAAACATACGACCAATGCTTGGAGGGAGTAGCATGAATCATACCCCTAAACGTTACTTTTACCTACGTTCGCTGAATCATGCCGTGGAACCGATCACATGGCCGAAAATAAAAGAAGATGGCTTCGACTTAAGCGTCAAACGGGAAGATGTTCCGTTTTTCATCACGTTCTTTAGAGAACTCACGGATTTATATGAGAACAAGGCCGTACGTGTACCCGATTCATATCGTCATTACATGGAAGAAGTAGCGTCTTTTTTTAGAGAACAGGCGCGGGAAATGTGCCAATGTACATCTTTGCAGAGCGAAAGCAGTTTTTATGTCATTCCTTTTAGTGATTTCGTGGCCGCCTTCATGTTGGCCGATGAAGCGTTCGAACGAATTTTTCAAGACAATGAAAAAATGGTGCATCATTTCGATAAAGTGTTGACGTATTACAAACGATTTAACTTAAAAGCCGATCCTATAAAAGCGCAGTTTATTTTGGATCACTTACCCGAACTCAGTTTTCATTATGAGTAACGACGAATGATAGGAGAGACACTTCATGCAACATTTGCAGTGGCATCACCGCCCCCCGATGAAAACCATTACGTGTGTCCACGCAAACGCGACAAAGTATAAAGTGGACCGGGTGCTGACGCCCGGGAAAACATACGATGTGCAAAATGAAACCGATGAATTTTATTTCATTATTGATAACACCGGTATTATCGGCGGGTTTAAAAAAGATTATTTTCGCGAATGAAAAACGGCTGCTTTGGCGGCCGTTTTATCGTTTTCATTGGCATCTTTTTAGCGATCATGCTATGATGATACCAAACATAGGTTCTTCATTTCCCTCTATGTCGAAAGAATCACCTATGCTATGATAGATAGAGGATATTAAAGGGAGACTTTTTACACATGGATCGCTACAGTCGATGGGAACCTGATGAACGACACGAAGATAGCTTTAAGGAAGAGAACGAGGGGTTCGATCATGATCCGGGAGAAAGAAACGAGGAGGATATCCCGCCGGAAGAGCCGCCTTTGGAAGATTTCTATCGCGAAGAGTTAGAAGATGCGAGTGCTGTGAAGAAAAAGAAAAGGAAAAAGGGTTGGACGAAGGTAGGCATTATTTTTGTATCCTTTTTACTGGTCATCCAAGGGGCTACCTCTCTTATTCAACTCTTTCAACCTGATGTCGTGGATTTCCTGACAACGTCTTATGAATTGTCCCAGGATGAAGACGTGGCTGAGTGGCGGGAATCCGTTGTTACGTTGCAAGTGGAGAAACCGGGGCGATCAACGCGGGGAACAGGCTTTGTTATTCATGAGGATGGGCTCATTGCCACAAACCGCCATGTGGTAGAGGATGCATTGCAAACGGTTGTGACGCTGCACGACGGCTCCGCTTACGAAGCAACCCTCGTGAGCCAATCCGACGATGTGGATTTGGCATTGATGCAGGTGGAGGAAGAGGCGGCTGTCGATTCCCTCCAACTGCAACCGGAAGACGAAGACGTTGAGGAAGGAACCTATATTACGATTATAGGAAACCCGCTGAATTTCACCGGCATCGCCAACGAAGGGGAGATTCTTGAAACCGGAAATCCAACGACCATTTCCGCGCCCACCTACCGGGGAAACAGCGGCAGCCCTGCCATCAATGAAGACGGACAAGTCGTCGGTGTCATTTTTGCAACAAGACAACAGCCACAAGGAGGCAGTGTAGGATTGATGGTTCCCGCGGGTGAAGTATGGCAGCACATTCATGAGCTAGGAGAGGAAGGGTAAACATGCAATTGCGTTTTTATGTTGGGGAAAGCGGAAGTGGAAAAACGACCACCCTTTTAAATGAAGTAGAACACGCATTGTCCGAGGAAGCCGTCGATGGCCCGCCCATTCTTATTCTCGTTCCGGAACAAATGACATTTCAAATCGAATACCAATTGACTAAACAGCTCGGCGGGATGGCCCGTGCCCATGTGTTGAGCTTCTCACGCCTGGCGCTCCGCATCTTGCAGGAAACGGGGGGAAACACCGGAGACCGATTGCAACGGGCCGGTGTCCATATGCTTCTGCGCAAAATCGTAGAAGATGAGAAAAAGCATTTCCGGGTGTTTAGAAAAGCTGCCGATACGGACGGTTTTATTCATGAGTTGGAGCAGATGATGACGGAAATGCGTAGGCAAGCGCTGACAACGGAGGTGATCACCGAAAAACAATCACAATTAGAAGAGGATGGGGAACCCGCTGGGTTGCGCGATAAACTCCATGATATTTCCCTCGTTTATGGGCGGTTTGAACAAGCTTTTCAGGGTACGTACATGAATACGGAAGAAGCGCTAAAACGGCTTATCCAACAATTACCGGATTCGGAGTGGCTAAAGGACGCGATTGTTTATGTCGATGGTTTTTATGATTTCAGCCCGCAGGAACTGTATGTCATCGAATCCCTGTTTTCCAAAGTGAAGGAGATGACCGTTTCCCTTACCATTGATCATGTTCCAAACCAAGAGATGAGCCCCAATGAACTTAACCGTTTCTACCTGACGGCGAAAACGTACACAAAACTGACGACGCTTGCCAAAACGAACAACATCGGCTGGAACGTGCGCACGTTTTCAGGCCGCCCCCCGAGTGCTCATGAAGAAGGCCAAGCCCTCCAGTTGTTTGAGGCGGTGAATCGGCGGGCGGAAATTGAAGGAGTTGCCCGGAAAATCATTGAACTCGTTCGCGACCATGGGTATCAATACGGGGACATTGCTCTCCTTGTTCGCGACGACCGCCCGTACGATGAATTGCTAAAACGCGTGTTTGGACGCTTTGAAATCCCTATATTTTTGGATGAAAAAAGATCGATGATGCACCACCCGGTCGTTGAACTGATTCGCTCCACACTGGAAATCGTGGAAAAAAATTGGTCATTTGAAGCGGTTTTTCGCGCTTTGAAAACCGATTTGTTTTTTGCGGTCACCGACGATTGGACGGATTGGCGCGAAAAAGTGGATGAGCTGGAAAACTACGCGTTGGCTCACGGCATTTATGGAAATAAATGGAAAGAAAAGCGCCATTGGCACTACCGACGACACCGTAATGTCATGGATAGCGACGGACAGACCGACATGGAAAAAAAGATTGAAGCTCGCATTAACCACACGAGAGATACGTTGATCGCACCGTTACTTACGTTGGAAGCGCGTGTAAAACAAAGCGAAAGTGTACGGAGACGTTGTGAAGCATTGTATCTTTTTTTCGAAGAATTACAGTTGCCGGCCAAAATTGAACGAATGCGGGACCAAGCAATCGCCGCCGGCTCGTTGGAAAATGCTGCCGAGCATGATCAAGTATGGGAAAATGTAATGGATATGCTCGATCAATTTGTGAATGCTGCCGGCGATGATGATCTCTCCCTCTTTTATTTTACCCGTATGATGGATGCCGGCTTGGAAAGCATGCAATTTGCCATTGTTCCTCCTGCCATTGATCAAGTGACCATCGCGGATATGGAACGCTCTCGTCTGCCGGATGTGCGTGTCACCTTTATTCTCGGTGCAAATGAAGGTATTCTGCCAGCCAAACCGGAAGAAGATGGGCTGATCCGTGACCGTGAACGTGATCAACTGGAAGATATCGGCCTGTCCGTCGGACCTTCTGCCAATGACCTTCTTTGGAACGAACCTTTTTATCTTTATATGGCCGAGGCAAGTTCGACTGATTTGCTGATTTACACCTACGCGCTGGCCGATGAAGATGGCAAAACATTGCTTCCCTCCCCCCTTATCGGACGTTTGTGGGAGCAGTATCCAAACATGCCGCACACATTTATCGAATCCGATGCCGGAAGTGCGCAGGAAAACATGCAATCGACGTTTATCAACCATCCGGACCAAGCGATTGAAGAATTGGCGATGCAATTGCAGAAATGGCGAAACGGCGAAGAGATTTCGGACGTTTGGTGGCACGTCTACAATTGGTTTACGACAAAATCAAAATGGCAGGACCGCTTGCGAACCGCGTTGGGAAGTTTATTTTACAAAAATGAAGCCACGAGGTTGGAGGCAGCAACGACGAGGGAGCTTTATGGAGAAGATATTCAAACGAGCGTCAGCCGCATGGAAATGTTTCAAAAATGTGCGTTTCGGCATTTTGGCACGTATGGATTAGGGTTGAAAGAACGAGAGGTTTTCAAATTAGAAGCTCCGGATATCGGAGAACTTTTTCACGCTGCCCTCAAAGATGTAGCCGAAGTGGTACGGGAAAATAATCTTGTTTGGGCGGATCTTTCCGATCAGGAGTGCGCACAAATTGCTCGGGAAACAGTAGAGAAACTGCTGCCCCACGTTCAACGAAATATTATGTTCAGTACGAATCGTCATGCTTACTTAAGCAAAAAGTTGGAAGACGTCGTTGTCCATACGACGAAGACGTTACGTACCCAGGCGCAATCATCAAGCTTTGTTCCTATTGGGCTGGAAGTCCAATTCGGGAATCAAAAAGGGAATATCCCCACTTATACATTTCGGTTAAAAAACGGAAGCAACCTGTCTTTGCGCGGGCGTATTGACCGCGTGGATCATGCTAAGAGTGAAAGCGGCGACCTGTTGCGTGTGATTGATTATAAATCGAGTCGGCAACAATGGCGCTTATCAGATGTTTTTCACGGCATTTCCTTACAAATGCCGGTCTATTTGGATATTGTCTTGCATAGCGCCAAACAATGGTTAGGCACAGATGCAGATATCGGAGGAATGTTTTATTTTCATGTCCACAATCCGGTCGTTGAAGCGGATGAAAGCATGGATGATACAAAAATTGCCGACCACCTATTGAAACAGTTTAAGATGCAGGGGGTTTTGCCCGCGGATAAAAATATAGCTGCCCTGATGGATCAAAAGCTTCATGAAGGAGGACATTCGTCCATTATTCCTGCTTACGTGAAAAAAGACGGCGCGTTTTCCCCATCCAAATCTTCCGTCGTTTCGAAAGAGGATTTCCAATCACTGAGGCGGTATTTGCACACTAAGATGAAAGAAATCGGGGAAAGGCTGACCGACGGGAATGTTGGGATCGAACCTTATCGCACCGATAAAAACGAAATTGCCTGTACGTACTGCCCGCTCCAATCGGTTTGTCAATTCGATCCAACCCTTCCGACCAATGACTACCGATTGTTGCCCACGCTTTCGGTTGAAAAAACGATGGAAGG
The Salicibibacter kimchii DNA segment above includes these coding regions:
- the odhB gene encoding 2-oxoglutarate dehydrogenase complex dihydrolipoyllysine-residue succinyltransferase translates to MAEIKVPELAESVTEGTIAEWLKQPGDYVEKGEAVAELETDKVNVELNAEQAGVLQEILSEEGEDVSVGDVVAKLDENATEGSSPSDEASSDEKTEEKEAPAQSESSGKEKTESAPQQESAGDNGDESSEHVIASPAARKLAREKGINLAEVPVRDPLGRVRKEDIESYESNKAAQSQQASSQKSAPESKDTDDEFGGKPVERERMSRRRQTIANRLVDVQQSTAMLTTFNEVDMSAIMDLRKRKKESFQEKHDGTKLGMMSFFTKGVIGALKQFPLLNAEIQGKEIIKKNFYDIGMAVSTDDGLVVPVVRDADRLSFAGIENEIGRLSEKARDNQLGLDDLQGGTFTITNGGVFGSLLSTPILNTPQVGILGMHTIQWRPVAIDKERMENRPMMYIALSYDHRIVDGKEAVGFLVALKQLLEEPEDLLLEG
- a CDS encoding DUF6501 family protein: MQHLQWHHRPPMKTITCVHANATKYKVDRVLTPGKTYDVQNETDEFYFIIDNTGIIGGFKKDYFRE
- a CDS encoding S1C family serine protease, with the translated sequence MDRYSRWEPDERHEDSFKEENEGFDHDPGERNEEDIPPEEPPLEDFYREELEDASAVKKKKRKKGWTKVGIIFVSFLLVIQGATSLIQLFQPDVVDFLTTSYELSQDEDVAEWRESVVTLQVEKPGRSTRGTGFVIHEDGLIATNRHVVEDALQTVVTLHDGSAYEATLVSQSDDVDLALMQVEEEAAVDSLQLQPEDEDVEEGTYITIIGNPLNFTGIANEGEILETGNPTTISAPTYRGNSGSPAINEDGQVVGVIFATRQQPQGGSVGLMVPAGEVWQHIHELGEEG
- the addB gene encoding helicase-exonuclease AddAB subunit AddB, translated to MQLRFYVGESGSGKTTTLLNEVEHALSEEAVDGPPILILVPEQMTFQIEYQLTKQLGGMARAHVLSFSRLALRILQETGGNTGDRLQRAGVHMLLRKIVEDEKKHFRVFRKAADTDGFIHELEQMMTEMRRQALTTEVITEKQSQLEEDGEPAGLRDKLHDISLVYGRFEQAFQGTYMNTEEALKRLIQQLPDSEWLKDAIVYVDGFYDFSPQELYVIESLFSKVKEMTVSLTIDHVPNQEMSPNELNRFYLTAKTYTKLTTLAKTNNIGWNVRTFSGRPPSAHEEGQALQLFEAVNRRAEIEGVARKIIELVRDHGYQYGDIALLVRDDRPYDELLKRVFGRFEIPIFLDEKRSMMHHPVVELIRSTLEIVEKNWSFEAVFRALKTDLFFAVTDDWTDWREKVDELENYALAHGIYGNKWKEKRHWHYRRHRNVMDSDGQTDMEKKIEARINHTRDTLIAPLLTLEARVKQSESVRRRCEALYLFFEELQLPAKIERMRDQAIAAGSLENAAEHDQVWENVMDMLDQFVNAAGDDDLSLFYFTRMMDAGLESMQFAIVPPAIDQVTIADMERSRLPDVRVTFILGANEGILPAKPEEDGLIRDRERDQLEDIGLSVGPSANDLLWNEPFYLYMAEASSTDLLIYTYALADEDGKTLLPSPLIGRLWEQYPNMPHTFIESDAGSAQENMQSTFINHPDQAIEELAMQLQKWRNGEEISDVWWHVYNWFTTKSKWQDRLRTALGSLFYKNEATRLEAATTRELYGEDIQTSVSRMEMFQKCAFRHFGTYGLGLKEREVFKLEAPDIGELFHAALKDVAEVVRENNLVWADLSDQECAQIARETVEKLLPHVQRNIMFSTNRHAYLSKKLEDVVVHTTKTLRTQAQSSSFVPIGLEVQFGNQKGNIPTYTFRLKNGSNLSLRGRIDRVDHAKSESGDLLRVIDYKSSRQQWRLSDVFHGISLQMPVYLDIVLHSAKQWLGTDADIGGMFYFHVHNPVVEADESMDDTKIADHLLKQFKMQGVLPADKNIAALMDQKLHEGGHSSIIPAYVKKDGAFSPSKSSVVSKEDFQSLRRYLHTKMKEIGERLTDGNVGIEPYRTDKNEIACTYCPLQSVCQFDPTLPTNDYRLLPTLSVEKTMEGMKREEDES